A genomic region of Metopolophium dirhodum isolate CAU chromosome 1, ASM1992520v1, whole genome shotgun sequence contains the following coding sequences:
- the LOC132942669 gene encoding testis-specific serine/threonine-protein kinase 4-like encodes MADGAENANTNVKPEKVEKNKSKEKKKSKDQKLSVLETHGYTVGRSVGSGSYATVKIAHSERHRCNVAIKIVSKLQEATDYLEKFLPREIEVVKGLRHDNLIRYYQAIETTHRVYIIMEYAENGSLLDIIKRDGKIDDDRARKWFMELVNAIEYCHTKGVVHRDIKCENLLMDTSYNIKLSDFGFARNNMIKKNGQMKTSSTFCGSYAYASPEILKGIPYQPNTSDIWSIGVVLYAMIFGTLPFDDTTYQKLLKQVQKPVSFPRDVIISDSCKQMIIKLLAPLKVRLNISDIKNQPWSQPPDKSPTDKNEPEQTVS; translated from the exons ATGGCTGATGGAGCAGAAAACGCAAACACTAACGTGAAACcagaaaaagttgaaaaaaataaatcaaaagaaaagaaaaagtcAAAAGATCAAAAGCTTTCGGTGTTAGAAACGCACGGGTACACTGTTGGCCGAAGCGTGGGTAGTGGATCATACGCTACCGTTaag attGCACATTCCGAACGCCATAGGTGCAATGTGgcaattaaaattgtttcaaaacTTCAAGAGGCGACcgattatttagaaaaattccTACCCAGAGAAATCGAAGTGGTCAAAGGCCTTAGGCACGATAATTTAATCAGATACTATCAAGCGATCGAAACAACACaccg AGTTTACATCATTATGGAATACGCGGAAAATGGGAGTTTATTGGACATCATTAAAAGAGACGGTAAAATAGACGATGATAGAGCTCGAAAATGGTTTATGGAACTTGTTAACGCTATAGAATATTGCCACACAAAAGGAGTCGTACACAG AGACATAAAATGTGAAAACTTGTTGATGGACACCAGTTACAATATCAAGTTATCGGATTTTGGATTCGCtcgaaataatatgataaagaaAAATGGTCAGATGAAAACGAGCAGCACGTTCTGTGGCAGTTACGCTTACGCGTCACCAGAAATATTAAAAGGCATACCCTATCAGCCCAATACCTCTGACATTTGGTCCATCGGAGTAGTGCTTTACGCCATGATATTTGGAACTCTGCCCTTTGACGATACAACTTATCAAAAGTTACTAAAA cAAGTACAAAAGCCAGTTTCATTCCCTCGAGACGTAATTATTTCCGATTCCTGTAAAcagatgataataaaattactggCACCGTTGAAAGTTCGTTTGAATATATCAGATATTAAAAATCAACCGTGGAGTCAACCGCCAGACAAAAGTCCAACTGATAAAAATGAGCCCGAACAAACAGTATCTTGA